One segment of Gemmatimonadaceae bacterium DNA contains the following:
- a CDS encoding RNA polymerase sigma factor RpoD/SigA — protein MQTTAESRSKGFFRSSPSTAFDQYLHDIQKLPLIKDVQEERRLARLAQNGDEQAAERLVTANLRFVISYVKKYQGHGLDLSELVAIGNEGLLKAVRKFDPDQGVKFISYAVWWVRQAVLKALAEQTRSVRIPLNQNSQLIKLSRAETVLSQVLKRDPTDNELGRLLEETPEQVRSAKQMSATELSLDAPIDRSDREASTLGERFAGVDGIEIEEVTDFNLMREFIDRVFRTYLTPRERKILYLYYGLEEGSEAMTLEKIGALMGVTRERIRQIRERAFEKLRQSPDGAALSGFWTTA, from the coding sequence ATGCAGACCACGGCCGAAAGCAGGTCTAAGGGTTTTTTTCGCTCCTCGCCTTCCACCGCTTTCGACCAGTACCTGCACGACATCCAGAAGCTTCCGCTCATAAAAGATGTTCAGGAAGAGCGGCGCCTCGCGCGGCTCGCGCAGAATGGGGATGAACAGGCAGCGGAGCGTTTGGTTACGGCCAACCTCCGCTTCGTCATTTCATACGTGAAGAAGTACCAGGGGCACGGCCTCGATCTCAGCGAGCTCGTCGCTATCGGCAACGAAGGATTGCTCAAGGCCGTGCGCAAGTTCGATCCCGACCAGGGCGTCAAGTTCATCTCGTACGCCGTGTGGTGGGTCAGGCAGGCGGTCCTGAAGGCGCTCGCCGAGCAGACGCGCTCGGTCCGGATTCCCCTCAACCAGAACTCGCAGCTCATCAAGCTGTCGAGAGCGGAGACCGTGCTCTCGCAGGTGTTGAAGCGCGATCCGACCGACAACGAGCTGGGAAGACTGCTCGAGGAGACGCCCGAGCAGGTCCGCTCCGCCAAGCAGATGTCCGCGACCGAGCTCTCGCTCGACGCGCCGATCGACCGCTCCGACCGCGAGGCGTCGACCCTTGGCGAGCGCTTCGCCGGCGTCGACGGGATCGAGATCGAGGAGGTCACCGACTTCAATCTCATGCGCGAGTTCATCGACCGGGTCTTCCGCACGTATCTCACTCCGCGCGAGCGCAAGATCCTGTACCTGTATTACGGGCTGGAAGAAGGCTCCGAAGCCATGACGCTGGAGAAGATCGGCGCCCTGATGGGCGTTACGCGCGAGCGGATCCGGCAGATTCGCGAGCGGGCGTTCGAGAAGCTGCGGCAGTCGCCCGACGGCGCCGCACTCTCCGGGTTCTGGACTACCGCTTAA
- a CDS encoding diacylglycerol kinase family protein: MKPAATARAEDPRVVAFLNSAAGSAEAARKALESAGAFDIRETDAEAMTRQIREAVDSGSKRVLVCGGDGTIASAAHALAGTGVELAIVPGGTLNHFARDHHIPIDLAEALTAARGDASAEVDVGYVGDKLFLNTFSVGMYVGYVRTRDRLEKRVGYRLASFLAVLRTFVRMYTMHVELEVDGQVRRYKTALVFVGVGERELKVPKLGARIEGGRHGLHVMIVEGRRRARLVALAMAAAARGVEHAAAGDALDAFIVERCTIHLARWRAPVAVDGEIMSLPAPLELRVERNALKVVAARCP; the protein is encoded by the coding sequence ATGAAGCCAGCCGCGACCGCGCGCGCGGAGGATCCGCGTGTCGTCGCGTTCCTCAACAGCGCCGCCGGCTCCGCTGAAGCCGCGCGTAAAGCGCTCGAGTCCGCCGGCGCGTTCGACATCCGCGAGACCGACGCCGAAGCCATGACCCGGCAAATTCGCGAAGCGGTCGATTCGGGGTCGAAGCGTGTGCTGGTGTGCGGCGGCGACGGCACGATCGCCTCCGCGGCGCACGCGCTGGCCGGCACCGGCGTCGAGCTGGCGATTGTGCCGGGCGGAACGCTCAATCATTTCGCCAGGGACCACCACATTCCGATCGATCTCGCCGAGGCGCTGACCGCCGCCCGCGGCGATGCCAGCGCGGAGGTCGACGTCGGGTACGTCGGCGACAAGCTTTTCCTCAACACTTTCTCGGTGGGGATGTACGTCGGCTACGTGCGCACGCGCGACCGGCTGGAGAAGCGCGTCGGCTATCGGCTCGCGAGCTTCCTCGCCGTGCTGCGGACGTTCGTCAGGATGTACACGATGCACGTGGAGCTGGAAGTCGACGGCCAGGTCCGCCGGTACAAGACGGCGCTCGTGTTTGTCGGCGTGGGCGAGCGCGAGCTGAAGGTACCGAAGCTCGGCGCGCGCATCGAAGGCGGCCGTCACGGGCTGCACGTCATGATCGTCGAAGGTCGCCGGCGCGCGCGGCTCGTCGCGCTGGCGATGGCCGCGGCCGCGCGCGGTGTGGAGCACGCCGCCGCGGGCGACGCGCTCGACGCCTTCATCGTGGAGCGCTGCACGATCCACCTCGCGCGCTGGCGCGCACCCGTGGCCGTGGACGGAGAGATCATGAGCCTGCCGGCTCCGCTGGAGCTGCGGGTGGAGCGAAACGCGTTGAAGGTGGTGGCGGCCAGATGTCCCTGA